The following proteins are co-located in the Shouchella hunanensis genome:
- a CDS encoding DUF4440 domain-containing protein: MELKTHLKRLEELHLSGAVRKSGEALGHVLADDFFEFGSSGRVFTRQDFVDGASPHTLTLHDWTMHPLGGQAVLTTYRVKNHSLNRETLRSSIWTHDGTEWKLYFHQGTRVSE, translated from the coding sequence ATGGAGCTTAAAACGCATCTCAAACGATTAGAGGAATTACATTTAAGTGGAGCCGTCCGGAAATCGGGTGAAGCCCTTGGTCATGTCCTAGCAGATGATTTTTTTGAATTCGGAAGTTCAGGGAGGGTCTTCACTCGACAAGATTTCGTCGATGGCGCAAGCCCCCACACGTTAACTTTGCATGATTGGACCATGCATCCACTTGGTGGTCAAGCGGTTCTTACTACTTATCGAGTGAAAAACCATAGCTTAAACAGAGAAACGCTAAGAAGTTCGATTTGGACACACGACGGAACGGAGTGGAAGCTTTATTTTCACCAAGGGACACGAGTGAGCGAATAG
- a CDS encoding aminotransferase class I/II-fold pyridoxal phosphate-dependent enzyme: protein MGKKNYPTNQFAATFLAQNRTHFNTPGHRKMGTESTFRKLAKSHLLELDMIDVNVLESSVLNDVTSEMAKAYKADRSILSTQGTSTAIMAMILATCNDGGRMIVPRNVHRSVIAGIILAGAEPLFLETEFDNDLGISNHYSAKSLLHAVNQYTNIQAILLINPTYFGVCTDLKTIVSIAHEKRIPVIVDEAHGAHLPFHPQLPISAMEAGADLAATSLHKLGGSMNQTSILLYREGLVDFSRVQHAMNYLLSTSRPFQLIASLDSTRYQLERQGRLQLQKTLALADDFRSKVNTLTGISCPTKKELLHSGASFDLDRSKVIIKIDTLPLSGYQLKDLLEKEYTILLELADTRYALAVFTIGTKKKDAKKLYTALKKLVARYQETQPSTHPVVQPPAPIMSMTPRKASFSPQQLIPLTASLGKINTEFVISYPPGIPILIPGERITQQHMDFILNQRNSGATFVGSQHPKLEELTVIEEKT from the coding sequence TTGGGTAAAAAAAATTACCCTACTAACCAGTTCGCAGCAACATTTCTCGCTCAAAACCGAACTCATTTTAACACACCAGGTCACCGTAAGATGGGAACCGAATCTACATTTAGAAAATTAGCCAAAAGCCACTTGTTAGAACTTGATATGATTGACGTTAACGTATTAGAATCATCCGTTTTAAACGATGTCACAAGCGAGATGGCAAAAGCCTATAAAGCGGATCGCAGCATTTTATCTACTCAAGGGACGAGCACCGCTATTATGGCTATGATTCTGGCAACATGCAACGATGGCGGAAGAATGATTGTTCCGCGGAATGTACACCGCTCCGTGATAGCCGGAATCATTCTCGCCGGGGCTGAGCCTCTCTTTCTTGAAACTGAATTTGATAACGACCTTGGTATATCCAATCATTATTCAGCGAAATCCCTCCTACATGCTGTCAATCAGTATACAAACATTCAAGCTATCCTGCTAATAAACCCCACCTATTTCGGTGTTTGTACAGATTTAAAAACAATTGTATCCATTGCTCACGAAAAACGTATACCTGTCATTGTAGACGAGGCACACGGAGCCCATTTGCCTTTCCATCCTCAGTTACCTATTAGCGCAATGGAAGCAGGTGCTGACCTAGCAGCAACAAGCCTGCACAAGCTTGGTGGCTCAATGAACCAAACGTCCATTCTTCTATATCGAGAAGGGCTGGTTGACTTTAGTAGAGTTCAACATGCGATGAACTATTTATTGTCTACTTCGCGTCCTTTTCAACTCATTGCTTCCCTTGATTCAACTCGCTATCAGCTAGAACGACAGGGAAGGCTGCAGCTTCAAAAAACATTAGCACTTGCTGATGACTTTCGTTCAAAAGTAAATACACTAACAGGTATTTCGTGCCCAACTAAAAAAGAACTACTTCATTCAGGTGCCTCATTTGATCTTGATCGGTCAAAAGTCATCATAAAAATTGATACACTCCCTCTCTCTGGCTACCAATTAAAGGACCTGTTAGAAAAAGAATATACTATCCTACTTGAACTAGCTGACACTCGCTACGCTTTAGCTGTATTCACAATCGGCACAAAGAAAAAAGACGCAAAGAAACTATATACTGCGCTAAAAAAACTAGTCGCTCGCTATCAAGAAACGCAACCATCGACTCACCCTGTGGTACAACCACCAGCACCAATAATGAGCATGACACCAAGAAAAGCCAGCTTCTCACCGCAACAACTTATCCCTCTGACAGCTAGTCTCGGTAAAATTAATACAGAATTCGTTATTTCTTATCCCCCAGGAATACCGATTCTCATTCCAGGTGAAAGAATTACTCAACAGCACATGGACTTTATTCTAAATCAACGCAATAGCGGTGCTACTTTCGTTGGTTCACAACATCCAAAGCTAGAAGAACTAACGGTTATTGAAGAGAAGACGTAA